gggcacatttttttaaactcttcaatattttcactagaattaattatattcGCACAGTATTTAGCACATGtgttatcatatattttgtgtgCAGATAACTGTTTTAGGATATTTTcctgaaattaaaaaaaaaatgagaaaattgtAATATTACTTAAATGGTTTATTTTCTGTTTAAAACAagcttttattatttttctcataacTGAAACACTCAGATAAGCCactacaaaatatattttagaaaaaagtaattttttacatattgcTATTCCAATGTTGTGGAGTATCTACacttttatttgtaaaagtTATAAACGATTCTATAGTTTTCGATAGAGATGATGCCTTTACTTTTTGATGCAACGTTTCTATTTTGGGAGATGcaggaaaaatattacttTTACAATATTTCGGACTACATGTTTCAGTATTATATTTGGTCTATAGTCTCAATAGTTCTATAtagaaattataatttttcgttATATTATGTTTTTGAATGCCTTCTTCAAAAAGTTCAATGAATTTTTTGCGGTATTATGAACATTTGTCTTTGTCATGTGATTCAGTAATAatcttattataataatcgTGCAAGTTACGCAACAGATCCAATTCTTCAATAAATTCGTCATCAATATtatatactatatatttGAATTTATTGTAATTGGAAATTGCAGAAAATTTATTGTCCAAGAGTGCATTAAGGACATCCATAAAATCAGTAGCACtaatattgttttatttttttaattctttgttTAAAGagtaattcaaatattcTAAACGTCTTCTTCCACTAGTATCATTTTGAACTTTATCAAAAGACAAATATGATATGAACGGTTTACAGAGATTTTTAATCTGATCGTAACCTTCTagaatattttgaattttcatatttacaataaTGCTCTGAAGACATAGAATAAGAATTCCAATCTTCTCGAGCATATGtcttatatttttgataagCATCTATATCCCCAAAAATGTcatactaaaaaataaatagaaaaaataataaaatatgagtatataaaaacatgTTTACTCTAAGTTAGTCATAGTTTATTATTAGTAACAATAAAGCATTTAGataaatggataaaaaaaatatatattttttaataaagaaTGACAATATACGCGTTTGTCTATTAGTTTCTCTTACATTTACTAAGCGCTTATTCCCAAATGATACATCTggtattttttacatgttttAATTTCTCGTTAATTAAAGTGtctaatgttttttttatctatgcCGAACATGGATTTTTGCAAATGAACGTCAcatgattttttaataaaaccTAACTCGTTATCAATAATTTTATCCTTAAAGTTCTTCATTTCATGTCTATATGCCTGAATTGATTGTGAATTACGACTCATtagcatattttaaaataaatgaaaaatataacctaTGCATTTGCAATAATTAATCTTATTGGCCATTGTAGTATCGTTAGCATGCAGTTCctcttttataatatcataaTGATTTAAAGAGTCATAAAGcgttttttatgttttaataattttctatttagtattctcaaaaaatttgaactaCATTTGATCTTCTTATAACGATGCAaagtctttttttccagtagCATATGAAATTTATAGCAAAGCCAATGAATATTAAAGGAATCGTATTTCTCATTACTACTTGTCTATATAACCAATATAACAAGTATTAACAACATTTGTTATCAAAAGCTTCATATGATTGACATAAAACAGTAAAACTTAAGAATATGTCTTCCATATTATGACAAAGTTGAAGGGTGTTCGAACTCATTTTATAAGTTCTTTTATggtcatcatttttatcatcgTATATCTCATACCTTTCACTCTTAGAGCTTACCTGATTAAACACTTTATACCGAGAGTACTCTTTTGATTTATCGAAGATATTTCCTATGAAAAGAAGtagaaatttattaatacatttcttttcattttatgaaaTGATTTTTATAGCATGTTAAGGAAGACtgttaatattaatataaagttgTATAAATggcaatttttgcaaattttgaaaatgtaacTTCTCTTCCAACCGTTaaaatgtttcattttaattatgataatgcatattaatttaaataagtaaaaacgTAGAGGAAGACAAAATTACCTacatatacaaattattattgAAAATCATGCCAAAAAGTTAACGAATTTTGCATCTGataaaatgtaaatgtaTAATTGATACTAATGACTACTGTTTAATTCTATTTTGTGGTTCAACTATGGTAGCGTTGTTAGCATCATATGGTAAATGTATCCttggttataaaataaaaataattgatttaaaaaatagtgaaGCATGTAATACTATgcgtaactttttttattagctaatttttttgtacaccGTTGTTACTCAATTATACTAGTGTGTAGCACtgtaaaatatacacattttcaAATCAATACATGCATAAGTAATAAATCTCATTAGGGGGTTTATGCATGCTGCACAAACAAAATTGAGTGTAATGTTCAGCACTACGCATAATTATTGTCACATAGTACTTTCAAGcgaaattttgcaaatgtgtcgtggatattttttccagGTTGGATGTATCGCGCTTTTAAAGAACACGAAATTATAGATACTGTAAAATGACATTTTATGCAAGTGACAAACATGAACATAAATTAAGAGCccaatataataattttaaaagggtCGTTTTTTTgataaggtaaaaaataatacatcatataaatttatgttaattATCATTTAGCTATTATAAAAAGTGTGCAATTTCTATTATTGCAAAATGGTTCCTTCAGcgtttatacattttttacaatataatATTAGAATTCTGTTCAATTCGATGTTAATGTTTTGATGATGTGATG
This is a stretch of genomic DNA from Plasmodium cynomolgi strain B DNA, scaffold: 0008, whole genome shotgun sequence. It encodes these proteins:
- a CDS encoding hypothetical protein (putative); translation: MLMSRNSQSIQAYRHEMKNFKDKIIDNELGYDQIKNLCKPFISYLSFDKVQNDTSGRRRLEYLNYSLNKELKK